Genomic window (Chengkuizengella sediminis):
CATCAGCATCTGGGGCTTGTGAACCTAATACAGTTCCAACTAATACAGCTATAAATAAATTAGGATCATTTGAAACAGCAGGATCAATCGTTGCTAAACCAGCTAATCCTAAACCTACTACAAAATGAGTACCAGAATCCAATATGGCTCCCTCCTGTATAAGCAAAATATCTTCATCTTTATTCTTTATCTTTACTCTTTATCTTTATCCTGTTCCGTTACTAATAATCATGTACCCAAGATATTTAATTTATTTAGAGTGAAAAGACCCATTTATCAATATGATAAATGGGTCTTTTATGTTCTTACAGTATATGTTTTTTTATTAACCTTGTGCTCAATAAGTTGGAATATAATTTAATTCTTCATCGAAAGTAATATAATCTAAATTCACCATAAGCAGTAAGTATCTTTTTCCTGTGTCACGATCGCTAATCACAATGTGATCTCTACCAGCTGCTTCAAGCACTCCTTTAAACACTTTCGCATTCCACTCAGAGTTATTTTCATATGTCATATAAATCATTGCTTCTTTTCCTAAATTTAACCGTAAAATATTTTCAATATAAGAAACTTCCATTGGTAATTGACCTGGTGGTGTGAACTCCGACATAGCTGGTGCAGAACTTGCGAGAACTGAGCCGCTTGGAGCATATGGTCCT
Coding sequences:
- the gerQ gene encoding spore coat protein GerQ, encoding MAQQYSNVMPSHVNPMAMPAANPMAMPAQYANMMHGSMPASMPASMSGPYAPSGSVLASSAPAMSEFTPPGQLPMEVSYIENILRLNLGKEAMIYMTYENNSEWNAKVFKGVLEAAGRDHIVISDRDTGKRYLLLMVNLDYITFDEELNYIPTY